From Plasmodium falciparum 3D7 genome assembly, chromosome: 9, one genomic window encodes:
- a CDS encoding procollagen lysine 5-dioxygenase, putative, whose protein sequence is MSKDEKKIIEVLKEKIEKTKLHVLTFATHEQGYFKTLKESCKILNIDLKVLGMGIKWKGFIEKLIKVKEYLKLCNDKDIILFVDGFDTFFVQPANVIIERYLMNYDNFFVCTSEGAYSSNILFLRIIEKMHLVFHNSIFKYNDNIEWDSLHIKEKYKDFNFFHNNLNLLNSGGWISNVFLAKKILQYIPSFIDNDQVFLTNLYLDCNYLLKLQEKQSLNDTHSKSDLNFDPQNNLKYYNKIIIDNHNIIFHLFRGKRNLMLLDYGDCVNHFPLKPLINIYNIQGDEQIKKNNDINGINCINDVNDTNQYLHERNSQSEYLHEQNSQNQYLHERNSQNQYLHEQNSQMNSQNNKINCKNRIYIFFMKKIFGKKDNYNNDDSLKKIEIIKESNKDRNEWKKKRTILDNVYMGNTIRKIGQIENTFNYSIIDMHTHTSPCILHMHCLRNVDNIIHKMGLKNKYTSTWYSRIWYLFYSLKGTLNFNYFSLLFSTTVGFISFFLIYIKYVLQILIYIDNNFRTNKMLCLNKMMFLLNDIEFSCVFTFILSILYWTFYIFNKSI, encoded by the coding sequence atgtccaaagatgaaaaaaaaataatagagGTTCTAAAGGAAAAAATCGAAAAGACCAAATTACACGTTTTAACGTTTGCTACTCATGAACAAGGCTATTTCAAAACCTTAAAAGAAAGTTgcaaaattttaaatatcgATTTAAAGGTATTAGGAATGGGAATAAAATGGAAAGGTTTTATAGAGAAATTGATTAAGgtaaaagaatatttaaaattatgtaaCGATAAAGATATAATCCTTTTTGTAGATGGTTTTGATACATTTTTTGTTCAACCAGCAAATGTAATTATTGAAAGATATCTTATGAATTATgacaatttttttgtttgtacTAGTGAAGGTGCATATTCAAgtaatatcctttttttaCGTATTATTGAAAAAATGCATTTGGTTTTTCACAAtagtatttttaaatataatgataatatcgAATGGGATTCTTTAcacataaaagaaaaatacaaaGATTTCaacttttttcataataatttaaatctATTAAATTCAGGTGGTTGGATAAGCAATGTTTTCTTAGCAAAAAAAATCCTACAATATATACCTTCCTTTATTGATAATGATCAAGTGTTTTTAACCAACTTATATTTGGattgtaattatttattgaaATTACAAGAAAAACAATCATTAAATGATACACATAGTAAAAGTGATTTAAATTTTGATCCTCAAAAtaatttgaaatattataataaaattataattgataatcataatattattttccattTATTCAGAGGTAAACGTAATTTAATGTTGCTAGATTATGGCGACTGTGTAAATCACTTCCCTTTAAAACCTttgattaatatatataatattcaagGAGATGagcaaattaaaaaaaataatgatataaatggtATAAATTGTATAAATGATGTAAATGATACAAATCAATATTTGCATGAACGAAATAGCCAAAGTGAATATTTACATGAACAAAATAGCCAAAATCAATATTTACATGAACGAAATAGCCAAAATCAATATTTACATGAACAAAATAGCCAAATGAATTCacagaataataaaataaattgcAAAAAtcgcatatatatattttttatgaaaaaaatttttggaaagaaagataattataataatgatgattctttgaaaaaaatagaaattataaaagaaagcAACAAGGATAGAAATGAATGGAAGAAGAAAAGAACAATTTTAGATAACGTATACATGGGAAATACGATAAGAAAGATTGGACAAATTGAAAATACCTTTAATTATTCAATAATTGATATGCACACACACACTTCTCCTTGCATTCTTCATATGCATTGTCTTAGAAATGTTgataatataattcataaGATGGGTTTGAAAAATAAGTATACATCTACTTGGTATAGTCGTATTtggtatttattttatagttTAAAAGGTACGTTAAATTTCAATTATTTTAGTTTATTGTTTTCAACAACGGTTggttttatatctttttttttaatttatataaaatatgttttacaaattttaatatatatagataataatttCAGAACTAATAAAATGCTTTGTTTAAACAAAATGATGTTTTTATTGAATGATATTGAATTTTCTTGTGTCttcacatttatattatctatattgtattggacattttatatatttaacaaatCTATATGA